The sequence GCGCCAACAAAGTGGCGGAAACAAGCAACAAGCCGGCAAGTATTGAGTAACTTCTTTTTTTCATCATTCACGCGGTTTTTATGATTGTACTTTTTTAGGTTTCATGATTTGGTTTAGCCCCCTACGAGCTATCGCACAGATAACCGAAAAGAGTACCCGTTGGTTTATTAAAAGCTGAGTTTTAATACTCCTTGTGTCGTAAGGTTTGTATTTTGTTGTGGCTGATGGTTAGTTTATGAAGCAATTGGAATATCGGGGGATTTTCTTGTCAAGTTACGGCTATGAACGAGATGAGTTAAAACTTTAGAATTCGCACAAACAGCCAAATGTTTATATACGCTGTTATACCTTTGTTGTCCTTTCATCCGATTCAATTTCTTTAAGTGTTTTCCCGCTTTTATGTTTCCATTCGGTCAAACCATTTGCATTTCGTCCTAGTACGATTGATGCTGCCGTCGATGGACTGCTAAAGATGTAATCTTCGGGGAATTCAAGAAATTGACCTCTGTCAAGAAGCACTCCTTCGTCAATTAGTTTTTGTCTCAAGGTTATGAAATTTGACGTCATTGAGGTTACTGTCGAACCAGCTGCTTTTGAACCCTTGAAAACTACAAATCCGTCTGATGTTTGTTCGCCTTGTCCATCTGCACCACGTGCAGCTTTAATAAAAAATGTTTCTTGTTTTTGCTGTGGCTTAAACTCTCTCTTTTCGTCGAACACTTTGTGACCAAGTGTGTTTACAAGCATCTTGATATACTCAATAAATTCTTCCATTTCTGCTCTTTCTGATTCAGAAATTGAGGATTGAGTTGGAATGACAGAATTGTCAACCTTATAACGATTCGCAGTTTTGGCAATGTCGTGTAATCGGTTTTCCAAATATTTTATGTGGGCTTTGTTTAAGTTTTCATCCTTGCTAATAAATACAATTGCCTCATTCCAAAAGTCCTTTGAAGTCAATTGTTGATTTAGCCTTTTCAATATTGATTCAGCTTCTCCAATATAAACTTGATCCTTTCCGGCATCGTCTTTGCCAAAGAGAAGATAAACACCAGTACTCGAAAGGTCGTCACGGTCTGTGCATTCCTTGATTTTTATTCTTGGGATTTTATATGCCTTTCCTGACCAGTTGGATAGTTCACAACTCATCCTTCCGTTTGGGTCGCCGTCGATGAGAAATATTTTTATTGTTTTACAGAATTTCATCTTTACTTGTTTATCGTTTTACAATGAAGCATGACGGCTGAGTACGTCATTTTGTGATTTTATTCCATTTATGTCTTTACGTAATTTCACAAACCGGCAAAGGTAAAATGATTTTGAATGAAAAAAACTCCCGGCTTTTTTAAAACCATAATGAATAAAGAAGTTTGGAAAAGTCACGCCGTGAATAACGCCAGACCAGGCAACAAATATTCGAACTGAAGTTCCATGCTCAAACAGCATTCACGGTGTGACTGCGGCTTGGAGAAAGTCACGCCGTGAATAACGCTGGCCAGACAACAAATATTCGAACTGAAGTTCCATGCTCAAACAGAATTCACGGGGTGACTGTGATCATGAAGGTTGTAAAAACAAAAAAAATCCTGCCGAAACCGACAGGATTTTTTGTTTGTGGTGCCCAAGACAAGAATCGAACTTGCACTTCCTTGCGAAAACTAGTCCCTGAAACTAGCGCGTCTACCAATTCCGCCACTTGGGCAAAGCGGGGGCAAAAGTAATACTTTAGTCGAGAATCCAAAACAAAAGTTTGTCTTTTTTCTCTTGCCTTCGCTCCTATACTTTATCGTGTGCGATCAGGATACACCTTGAGTGCCTCGCCCAGTATTTTTATCGATTGTTTCAAATCCTCCACTTTCAACACATAACTGATGCGCACTTCGTCGAGG comes from Bacteroidales bacterium and encodes:
- a CDS encoding GIY-YIG nuclease family protein; translated protein: MKFCKTIKIFLIDGDPNGRMSCELSNWSGKAYKIPRIKIKECTDRDDLSSTGVYLLFGKDDAGKDQVYIGEAESILKRLNQQLTSKDFWNEAIVFISKDENLNKAHIKYLENRLHDIAKTANRYKVDNSVIPTQSSISESERAEMEEFIEYIKMLVNTLGHKVFDEKREFKPQQKQETFFIKAARGADGQGEQTSDGFVVFKGSKAAGSTVTSMTSNFITLRQKLIDEGVLLDRGQFLEFPEDYIFSSPSTAASIVLGRNANGLTEWKHKSGKTLKEIESDERTTKV